A genomic segment from Nitrosopumilus sp. K4 encodes:
- a CDS encoding 2-oxoacid:ferredoxin oxidoreductase subunit beta, with amino-acid sequence MALKLADYKTDVHNDWCPGCGDFGIVNALQMALAEMGIQRDKAAIFSGVGCSGKTSHYINTYGIHTLHGRVLTFAQGAKLANPNLTVVAVGGDGDGLGIGAGHFVAAGRRNIDMTYIVFDNGVYGLTKGQASPTLKLGEKTKSLPTPNTNYNVNPIGLAVASGFTFVARAYSYDVRHLKDMIVKAVNHKGLSFLDVLQPCPTYNDINTRDWYAGVDLAKEAKDRHSRIYKLEESHYEPRVHFAEEAEVNEKLSQALIKSLEWGNKIPIGIFYQNEIISPYRDRLTDKIPNYVENPPSKQKISENGSPTTDVSKLLDSLKV; translated from the coding sequence ATGGCGCTTAAACTAGCTGATTACAAAACTGATGTTCACAATGATTGGTGTCCTGGATGTGGGGATTTTGGAATTGTTAATGCATTGCAGATGGCCCTAGCTGAGATGGGAATTCAAAGAGACAAGGCAGCAATATTTTCTGGAGTTGGATGTTCTGGAAAAACATCTCACTATATCAACACATATGGCATTCACACGTTGCATGGCAGAGTGTTAACGTTTGCTCAGGGTGCAAAACTTGCAAATCCAAATCTTACAGTTGTTGCAGTTGGTGGTGATGGTGATGGTTTAGGAATTGGTGCAGGGCATTTTGTTGCTGCAGGAAGAAGAAACATCGACATGACTTACATTGTATTTGATAATGGCGTTTATGGATTAACAAAAGGTCAAGCCTCCCCTACACTCAAACTTGGTGAGAAAACAAAATCCCTTCCAACTCCAAACACAAACTATAACGTAAATCCCATTGGATTAGCAGTTGCAAGCGGTTTTACATTTGTTGCACGTGCATATTCTTATGATGTTAGACATCTCAAAGACATGATTGTAAAGGCAGTAAACCACAAGGGTTTGTCATTTCTTGATGTATTGCAACCCTGTCCAACATACAATGATATCAACACTAGAGATTGGTATGCAGGAGTTGACTTGGCAAAAGAAGCAAAAGACAGACATTCTAGAATCTATAAACTAGAAGAATCCCATTATGAACCAAGAGTCCACTTTGCAGAAGAAGCTGAAGTTAATGAGAAACTATCTCAGGCATTGATCAAGTCTCTTGAATGGGGAAACAAAATACCAATTGGAATATTTTATCAAAATGAAATAATTTCGCCGTATCGTGATAGACTGACTGATAAAATTCCAAATTATGTGGAAAACCCTCCTTCAAAACAAAAAATTTCGGAAAATGGTTCTCCAACAACTGATGTCTCAAAACTTCTAGATTCGCTAAAAGTCTAG
- a CDS encoding acetolactate synthase large subunit — protein sequence MKASDLLVKCLENEGVEYIFGIPGEENIDLMMSLVNSKIKFILTRHEQGAAFMADVYGRLTNKSGVCLATLGPGATNLATGVANANMDRSRLIAITGQTDSHLLHKESHQNLNVVKMFEPITKWSWSIRNPQNIPEIVRRAFKIALTEKPGAAHIELPQDIAKKDSLIPPITPQKIVRSEANPEDIREASELILKAKKPIIIVGNGCAREDASKQIRNFVKKTKIFSINTFMGKGVIPDNYETHLQTIGIKDADHALKAVLEADVVISVGYDLVEYTPKNWNSNLDKKIIHIDFTPSEVYTYYRPDVEIVSDIGLAIDAISDDIEKLQNGDSSYESYPRKEISEVFPKVRSEVLDRINAFKDDNSYPIKPEKLVNDVRNKLDHDDILLSDVGSHKLWISKIYQTYEPNTCLIANGFASMGFALPGAIAAKIIHPQKNIVAMTGDGGFLMNVQEIETAVRLKLPIIVVIWVDNDLNLISLKETNEFGKSVYTNFGNPEFVKLAESFGAVGYYVKSTQEFSEKLDAAKSVIDRPVIIAVDVDYSRNAVLLNDDFGPYVNSLHEKKP from the coding sequence ATGAAAGCATCTGATCTGCTGGTAAAGTGTCTTGAAAATGAAGGCGTAGAATACATTTTTGGAATTCCAGGCGAGGAAAACATTGATTTAATGATGTCATTAGTAAATTCAAAAATTAAATTTATTCTGACAAGACATGAGCAAGGTGCTGCATTTATGGCAGATGTCTATGGACGACTAACAAACAAGTCTGGAGTGTGTCTTGCAACTCTTGGACCTGGTGCAACAAATCTTGCAACTGGTGTGGCAAATGCAAACATGGACCGCTCAAGACTGATTGCAATTACGGGTCAAACTGATTCTCATCTATTGCACAAAGAGTCTCATCAAAACCTCAATGTCGTAAAGATGTTTGAGCCAATCACAAAGTGGAGCTGGTCAATACGAAACCCTCAAAATATCCCCGAGATAGTTAGACGTGCATTCAAAATTGCATTGACTGAAAAACCAGGAGCTGCCCACATTGAACTACCGCAAGATATTGCAAAAAAAGACTCGCTTATTCCTCCCATTACTCCTCAAAAAATTGTTCGGTCTGAGGCAAACCCTGAGGATATTCGTGAAGCATCAGAACTAATCCTCAAAGCAAAAAAACCAATAATTATTGTTGGTAATGGTTGTGCAAGAGAAGATGCAAGTAAACAAATTAGAAATTTTGTAAAGAAAACAAAAATCTTCTCAATAAACACATTCATGGGAAAGGGCGTAATTCCAGACAACTATGAGACACATCTGCAAACAATTGGAATAAAAGATGCAGATCATGCATTAAAGGCAGTCCTAGAGGCAGATGTTGTAATTTCAGTTGGATATGATCTTGTAGAATATACTCCAAAAAACTGGAATTCGAATTTAGATAAAAAAATTATTCACATAGACTTTACACCGTCAGAAGTTTACACATATTATCGCCCTGATGTTGAAATTGTATCTGATATTGGACTTGCAATAGATGCGATATCTGATGATATTGAAAAACTCCAAAACGGTGATTCTTCTTACGAATCATATCCTAGAAAAGAAATATCTGAAGTTTTTCCAAAGGTTCGCTCTGAAGTGCTTGACAGAATCAACGCATTCAAAGATGACAATTCCTATCCCATAAAACCTGAAAAATTGGTCAACGATGTACGAAACAAACTAGATCATGATGATATTTTATTATCTGATGTAGGCTCTCACAAGCTTTGGATTTCAAAAATATATCAGACATATGAGCCAAACACTTGTCTTATTGCAAACGGATTTGCCTCTATGGGATTTGCATTGCCTGGTGCAATTGCTGCCAAAATTATTCATCCTCAAAAAAATATTGTGGCCATGACTGGGGATGGTGGGTTTTTGATGAATGTGCAGGAAATTGAGACTGCTGTTAGACTAAAACTCCCAATTATTGTAGTAATATGGGTGGATAATGATCTAAATCTAATCTCACTAAAGGAGACAAATGAATTTGGAAAAAGTGTCTATACTAATTTTGGAAATCCTGAATTTGTAAAACTAGCAGAAAGTTTTGGTGCGGTGGGATATTATGTAAAATCAACGCAAGAATTTTCTGAAAAACTAGATGCTGCAAAATCTGTAATTGACAGGCCTGTAATTATTGCAGTTGATGTGGATTATTCAAGAAATGCTGTTTTACTAAATGATGATTTTGGGCCATATGTTAACTCATTGCATGAGAAAAAACCATAG
- a CDS encoding D-glycerate dehydrogenase: protein MKKMKVFLTRRLHDFALKELKKKYQVEVHSGKIPIPKTKLRSKIKDIDGLICFPYDIIDKELIDLGKNLKVISTYSVGFDHIDVEYARKKKIRVGYTPEVLTDATADLAFSLMIDVMRRVSEGDRTIRAGKWKEIYGAYDYVGVDLQRKTLGILGLGRIGGTLAKRAKAFDMKIIYHNRKPVSKTREKRLGAKYVSFEKLISQSDVISLHVPHTKQTDQLFDKKLFAKMKKTAFLINTARGKIINEKDLASALKKKTIAGAGLDVFAQEPINKNHTFIKISNVVLAPHIGSSTDETRAKMAEITVKNLDHGIKGKKPTYSVGF from the coding sequence ATGAAAAAAATGAAAGTTTTTCTAACAAGAAGACTGCATGATTTTGCATTAAAGGAGTTAAAGAAAAAATATCAAGTTGAAGTTCATTCAGGAAAAATCCCAATTCCAAAAACAAAACTGCGATCTAAAATTAAAGACATTGATGGTTTGATTTGCTTTCCATATGACATAATTGACAAAGAATTAATCGATTTGGGTAAAAACCTCAAAGTAATCAGCACATACAGTGTTGGTTTTGATCATATTGATGTAGAATATGCAAGAAAAAAGAAAATCCGAGTAGGGTATACGCCTGAAGTTTTGACTGATGCCACTGCAGATCTTGCTTTTTCGCTGATGATTGATGTAATGCGTAGAGTCTCAGAAGGTGATAGAACGATTCGCGCAGGAAAATGGAAGGAGATTTACGGTGCGTATGATTATGTCGGAGTAGACCTGCAAAGAAAAACACTTGGGATTTTAGGCCTTGGAAGAATAGGAGGTACCCTTGCAAAAAGAGCTAAAGCATTTGACATGAAAATAATTTATCACAACAGAAAACCAGTTTCAAAAACCAGAGAAAAAAGATTAGGGGCAAAATACGTCTCATTTGAGAAACTAATTTCTCAAAGTGATGTGATTTCACTGCACGTTCCACATACAAAACAAACTGATCAACTATTTGACAAAAAATTATTTGCAAAAATGAAAAAGACAGCTTTTTTGATAAACACGGCACGTGGAAAAATAATTAATGAAAAAGATCTGGCCAGTGCACTTAAGAAAAAAACAATTGCAGGGGCAGGTCTTGACGTTTTTGCACAAGAACCAATCAACAAAAATCACACATTCATAAAGATTTCAAACGTGGTACTTGCACCGCACATTGGAAGCTCAACTGATGAGACAAGGGCAAAGATGGCAGAGATCACAGTAAAAAATCTAGATCATGGGATCAAAGGTAAAAAGCCCACTTATTCTGTCGGATTCTAG
- a CDS encoding NAD(P)/FAD-dependent oxidoreductase: protein MVHNFDVVIIGGGILGTSLSYFLSFINKSKSIAVIEQAHKVAFHTSGRNTGKVHAPYLYNPEKKKLFAKSAFHGYDMWEKYAALKQLPFKKDGVIEVALNKKGIKVLEKYLKWGKQNGLEEKDIEILDKEQIKKIEPEIKCESALYVYKDGSADYAKFTESLMNDSKESGTKFLLDTKATKIQKENGKWKITLNDQHEVFAEFLINAAGGEAINIAHDVGLGRNYTDVHFRGEYWKAPKEYHNLTKTSIYSVPDFPDYPFLDPHWIIRVDGTCEIGPNAVPVFSPYGYNKTENIKEFFPKMLEMLSSGARKAIFDKQFQELAMNEIQSSMSKSSMIDRVKRFLPKIDADKITEKGTAGIRSSVIDEKGKFVPDVILIDEDTSFHILNYNSPGATGALPFSAHIINHLNESGLLRSQDTDAQCGPWKFDDIVSRIE, encoded by the coding sequence TTGGTTCATAATTTTGATGTTGTTATTATAGGAGGAGGGATTCTAGGAACATCTCTATCATATTTTCTGTCATTTATCAATAAATCAAAAAGCATTGCAGTAATAGAGCAAGCACACAAGGTTGCATTTCACACCAGTGGAAGAAATACAGGAAAGGTTCATGCACCATATCTTTACAACCCTGAAAAAAAGAAGTTGTTTGCAAAATCTGCATTTCACGGTTATGACATGTGGGAAAAATATGCAGCCCTAAAGCAACTCCCATTCAAAAAAGACGGAGTAATCGAGGTAGCCCTAAACAAGAAAGGAATCAAGGTATTAGAAAAATATCTCAAATGGGGCAAACAGAATGGATTGGAAGAAAAAGACATCGAGATATTAGATAAAGAACAAATCAAAAAGATAGAACCTGAGATAAAATGTGAGTCTGCACTATACGTGTATAAAGACGGTTCTGCTGATTATGCAAAATTTACAGAGTCATTAATGAATGACAGCAAAGAAAGTGGAACAAAATTTTTGCTAGACACTAAAGCTACTAAAATACAAAAGGAAAATGGAAAGTGGAAGATCACACTAAATGATCAACACGAAGTTTTTGCAGAGTTTTTGATAAATGCTGCAGGCGGTGAGGCAATAAACATTGCACATGATGTTGGACTAGGTAGAAATTACACGGATGTTCATTTTAGAGGAGAATATTGGAAGGCACCAAAAGAATACCACAACTTGACAAAGACCAGCATTTATTCTGTGCCGGACTTTCCAGATTATCCATTTTTGGATCCACATTGGATCATAAGAGTAGATGGAACATGCGAGATAGGTCCAAATGCAGTTCCAGTGTTTAGTCCGTATGGATATAACAAGACTGAAAACATCAAGGAGTTTTTTCCAAAGATGTTAGAGATGCTAAGTTCTGGTGCAAGAAAGGCAATATTTGATAAACAATTTCAAGAGCTTGCAATGAATGAGATTCAGTCATCAATGTCAAAATCTTCAATGATAGACAGAGTAAAGAGATTCTTGCCAAAAATTGATGCAGATAAAATTACAGAAAAAGGCACTGCGGGAATTAGATCATCAGTTATTGATGAAAAAGGAAAGTTTGTTCCAGACGTGATACTGATTGACGAGGACACATCATTTCACATACTAAACTACAACTCTCCAGGAGCTACAGGTGCTTTACCATTTTCAGCTCATATTATCAATCATCTAAATGAATCAGGCTTGTTGAGAAGTCAAGATACTGACGCACAATGTGGACCATGGAAGTTTGACGACATTGTCTCTAGAATTGAATAA
- a CDS encoding coenzyme F420-0:L-glutamate ligase: protein MPLTVLPLLSERKTEQFDVFEALLESLEKNNEKLVDGDIIVISTKYISNAQGRIIDLSKIKTSKKGKDVSEKFKLKSEIAEVILRESDSIFGGISGFVITSADNIMAPNAGIDKSNAKENQVILYPKDPYLFAEQLRRKIFLRFLIHVGVILVDSRLMPARVGTTGVAVACAGMEPVLDMRAKKDLDGKPLKVTFQAVADNIATIANHKMGEGGESKPFAIVRDSGAKLTDRKISPNEMAISPDQCVYVRGLSSGFAN, encoded by the coding sequence ATGCCACTGACAGTTTTGCCTCTACTATCTGAAAGAAAAACAGAGCAATTTGACGTATTTGAGGCATTGTTAGAATCATTGGAAAAAAATAATGAAAAACTTGTAGACGGAGACATAATAGTAATCTCTACAAAATACATCTCAAACGCTCAGGGTCGAATTATAGATTTGAGTAAAATAAAGACATCAAAGAAAGGAAAAGATGTGTCTGAGAAATTCAAACTGAAATCAGAGATTGCCGAAGTTATTTTGAGAGAATCAGATAGTATTTTTGGAGGAATATCAGGATTTGTGATTACATCTGCAGACAACATAATGGCTCCAAACGCAGGAATTGACAAATCAAATGCTAAAGAAAACCAAGTTATACTCTATCCAAAAGATCCATATCTTTTTGCAGAACAATTAAGAAGAAAGATTTTTTTGCGATTTCTAATTCATGTCGGAGTTATTTTGGTGGATAGCAGATTGATGCCAGCACGTGTTGGAACAACAGGTGTGGCAGTAGCATGTGCAGGAATGGAGCCAGTGCTTGATATGAGAGCAAAAAAAGATCTTGATGGAAAACCACTCAAGGTAACATTTCAAGCAGTAGCAGACAACATTGCAACAATTGCAAACCACAAGATGGGTGAGGGGGGAGAATCAAAACCGTTTGCGATAGTAAGGGATTCAGGGGCAAAACTAACAGATAGAAAAATAAGCCCAAACGAGATGGCAATATCGCCAGATCAGTGCGTCTATGTGAGGGGGCTCTCAAGCGGGTTTGCCAACTAG
- a CDS encoding ChuX/HutX family heme-like substrate-binding protein, producing MLFDILSEIVKIDDILIIIRNNAAISEVRSNSLNIKQKERWITLGENDGPAHMHVDSELIKYCRFIKEEKPDRTSYSVRFFDDNDERVLGAFFTKMYDENKTLNSSREQIYNRLEQKFGSEIKL from the coding sequence ATGCTATTTGATATCTTGTCTGAAATTGTCAAGATTGATGATATCTTGATAATTATTCGAAACAATGCTGCAATAAGTGAGGTTAGAAGCAATTCTCTGAATATTAAACAAAAAGAAAGGTGGATTACTTTAGGAGAAAATGATGGGCCTGCACACATGCATGTTGATTCAGAATTGATAAAGTACTGTAGATTCATCAAGGAAGAAAAACCTGATAGAACAAGTTATAGTGTGAGATTCTTTGATGATAATGATGAGCGTGTATTGGGCGCGTTTTTTACAAAAATGTATGATGAAAATAAAACTCTCAATTCAAGCAGGGAACAAATCTACAACAGACTGGAACAAAAATTTGGTTCAGAAATTAAATTGTAA
- a CDS encoding winged helix-turn-helix domain-containing protein, protein MSDLYDNASENFLELASSQRLEILFKLLQKRTTATFLAKDIGATKQEVHRNFTRLEESGLIEKDKNGKYGLTTFGKTMCTQVPSLVFLSQNRKYFEDHTFGDLPTKFIMRAGQLASGTHIKGVSKTLEQWKSIYKNADEYVYEILSEVPLDLIEPLVKRVKKGIRFSYIFDENVVVPKGRKALLKKLGFDNLIENGLVERKMAKNIQTVLVINEKESCLMFPNTDGEADITEMLYSNDPMFHEWCLDYFRYCWYGSDVFKESKLKE, encoded by the coding sequence ATGAGCGATTTGTATGATAATGCATCTGAAAACTTTTTGGAGCTAGCAAGTTCTCAAAGACTAGAAATTTTATTCAAATTATTGCAAAAACGCACCACTGCAACATTTCTTGCAAAAGATATTGGTGCAACAAAGCAGGAAGTTCATAGAAATTTTACACGATTGGAAGAAAGCGGATTGATTGAAAAAGACAAAAATGGAAAATATGGATTGACAACATTTGGTAAGACAATGTGCACGCAAGTTCCATCACTTGTATTTTTGTCTCAAAATAGAAAATACTTTGAAGATCATACATTTGGTGATCTACCAACCAAATTTATCATGCGGGCAGGACAACTAGCATCTGGAACTCATATCAAGGGTGTCTCAAAAACTTTGGAGCAGTGGAAATCAATCTACAAAAATGCCGATGAGTATGTTTATGAAATTTTATCTGAAGTTCCTCTGGATTTAATTGAACCTCTAGTTAAACGAGTCAAAAAAGGGATTAGGTTTTCATATATTTTTGATGAAAATGTTGTGGTGCCAAAGGGAAGAAAAGCACTATTGAAAAAACTTGGATTTGACAATCTTATAGAAAACGGATTGGTTGAACGAAAGATGGCAAAAAACATACAGACTGTTTTAGTGATTAACGAAAAGGAGTCATGTCTGATGTTTCCCAATACAGATGGTGAGGCTGATATTACTGAGATGCTTTACAGTAATGATCCTATGTTTCATGAGTGGTGTCTTGATTACTTTAGGTATTGTTGGTATGGCTCTGATGTTTTCAAAGAAAGTAAATTAAAAGAATAA
- a CDS encoding 2-oxoacid:ferredoxin oxidoreductase subunit alpha — protein MSSIDFTWLIGGPQGSGVESGANVFSKVCAELGYSVFGKREFYSNIKGEHSYFAVRISDKQIHSNVNDVTLMASFDAETIFRHFDEVAPGGGIIYDTDLEKKTIDDVHTLDNYFKERLHKQLESKNKPFTIPGVLEIAKEKGVHLYPVSFSKLLEELAENTSNPKLRGLVRMYNVLGVSLSLGLLKMPPDSLLKSIDSIFAKKPLVAEINKQAANFAYNYASAKFSDFTHTLPGTQKEPDTILVQGHFGTSIGKMVAGCRFQSYYPITPASDESVYLESHELLEIQNDRPGSTLVVQTEDEISAIGMMIGAALTGSRSSTSTSGPGFALMTEALGWAGINEVPIVLTLYQRSGPSTGLPTRHGQDDLSFAVHAGHGDFPKIVYASGDIEESFYDTGRVFNYSDVFQIPVIHMMDKFLSSSVVTCKKFDTSKITIDRGQLLDKIEGEYKRFKFTEDGISPRSRLGLDNGVFWNTGDESDETGHITEDPVVRIKMMDKRMSRLDMALEKIPKDEQVVSFGIYDYTIISWGSTKGPIVDAIEMLKSEGIDIGFVQIKLIHPFPSDYVKSLLKDAKTIIDIEANHSAQLGKLFKQNVLQDIDYYVLKYTGRGMTCTEVYDSLKKIVENKADKREILSHGA, from the coding sequence ATGAGTTCAATTGATTTTACTTGGTTAATTGGTGGTCCGCAGGGTAGCGGTGTTGAGTCTGGTGCCAATGTATTCTCCAAAGTATGTGCTGAACTTGGGTATAGTGTATTTGGAAAAAGGGAGTTTTATTCAAACATCAAAGGAGAGCACAGCTATTTTGCAGTAAGGATATCTGATAAACAAATCCATTCAAACGTAAATGATGTTACTTTGATGGCGTCATTTGATGCTGAAACGATCTTTAGACATTTTGATGAAGTTGCTCCTGGTGGAGGAATTATTTATGACACTGATTTGGAGAAAAAAACTATCGATGATGTTCACACTCTTGATAATTACTTTAAGGAGCGACTACACAAACAACTAGAATCAAAAAACAAACCCTTTACAATTCCTGGAGTACTAGAAATTGCTAAAGAAAAAGGTGTTCATCTTTACCCTGTATCGTTTTCAAAACTACTTGAAGAATTAGCAGAAAATACATCAAACCCCAAACTACGTGGTCTGGTACGCATGTACAACGTACTTGGTGTTTCATTATCTTTGGGTTTGCTAAAAATGCCTCCTGACTCTCTTTTAAAATCAATTGATTCTATTTTTGCAAAAAAACCCTTGGTTGCTGAAATTAACAAGCAAGCAGCAAATTTTGCATACAATTATGCATCTGCAAAGTTTTCAGACTTCACACATACATTGCCTGGAACTCAAAAAGAACCTGACACTATACTAGTTCAGGGTCATTTTGGAACATCAATTGGAAAGATGGTTGCCGGATGCAGATTCCAATCATACTATCCTATCACTCCAGCTTCTGATGAAAGCGTTTACTTGGAATCTCATGAATTGCTAGAAATACAAAATGACAGGCCTGGTTCAACTTTGGTTGTTCAAACAGAAGATGAAATTTCTGCAATTGGGATGATGATTGGTGCTGCATTGACAGGATCTCGTTCGTCTACTTCTACTTCTGGTCCTGGATTTGCACTGATGACTGAAGCATTAGGTTGGGCAGGTATTAACGAAGTTCCCATAGTCCTTACTTTGTACCAACGAAGTGGACCATCAACTGGTTTGCCAACAAGACATGGTCAGGATGATTTATCATTTGCAGTTCATGCAGGACATGGCGACTTTCCAAAAATTGTTTATGCGTCAGGCGATATTGAAGAAAGCTTTTACGACACGGGACGTGTTTTCAACTATTCTGACGTTTTCCAAATACCTGTCATTCACATGATGGATAAGTTTCTCTCAAGCTCTGTTGTTACCTGTAAGAAATTTGATACCTCAAAAATTACCATCGATAGGGGGCAACTACTTGACAAGATCGAAGGGGAGTACAAGAGATTCAAGTTTACAGAAGATGGTATATCTCCACGTTCAAGGCTTGGTCTTGATAATGGTGTGTTTTGGAATACTGGTGATGAATCTGATGAGACTGGTCATATCACAGAGGATCCTGTAGTTAGGATCAAAATGATGGACAAAAGAATGTCTAGGCTAGACATGGCATTAGAAAAAATTCCAAAAGACGAACAGGTAGTATCGTTTGGCATTTATGATTATACTATCATTTCATGGGGTTCTACAAAGGGCCCAATCGTTGATGCAATCGAGATGCTAAAAAGCGAAGGAATTGATATTGGATTTGTTCAAATTAAGCTAATCCATCCATTCCCCTCTGATTATGTTAAATCTCTTCTAAAAGACGCAAAAACTATCATTGACATTGAGGCAAATCATTCTGCTCAATTAGGAAAATTATTCAAACAAAATGTCTTACAAGACATTGATTACTATGTTCTAAAGTATACGGGAAGAGGAATGACGTGTACTGAAGTTTATGATTCGTTAAAAAAGATAGTAGAAAATAAAGCAGACAAGAGGGAGATTCTAAGTCATGGCGCTTAA